From a region of the Lactuca sativa cultivar Salinas chromosome 4, Lsat_Salinas_v11, whole genome shotgun sequence genome:
- the LOC111904635 gene encoding uncharacterized protein LOC111904635 — MASDGGDGVERVQNSPIRSLTPLDDMSPPITTTKEAIGEGSSVLTMMPPTSRQLAQPLPALSETNTETTAQPPPQQPWPTLGTIPSATPLPTSLTFQPTATQFSINQTSPFFTPVVQHQLPFFPAAMAINQTPNTQPTFHVLPQSQIPMSTQPTLPPLAQAMIAPPSVSYSTTGTWGEPLVTTNMSRQQPIPTQLPTQPLLMHPGYSLQLSFQQQAFYGPSPGYQAFYGHLGAPSYSSPH; from the coding sequence ATGGCGTCTGACGGTGGCGACGGAGTCGAACGAGTTCAGAACAGCCCCATACGCTCCCTGACACCGTTGGACGACATGTCACCGCCTATAACGACCACCAAAGAAGCCATCGGGGAGGGAAGCTCTGTGCTAACCATGATGCCGCCAACAAGCCGACAGTTAGCCCAACCGCTTCCCGCACTATCGGAAACGAACACTGAAACCACCGCTCAACCACCACCTCAACAACCGTGGCCAACCTTGGGGACGATACCGTCAGCCACACCTCTTCCAACGTCGTTGACATTTCAGCCAACAGCAACACAATTCTCAATAAACCAAACGTCACCATTCTTTACCCCGGTGGTACAACACCAACTTCCCTTTTTTCCAGCAGCGATGGCAATTAACCAAACACCAAACACCCAACCGACATTTCACGTGCTGCCACAAAGCCAAATACCAATGAGTACACAGCCGACACTCCCACCGCTCGCACAAGCCATGATAGCACCACCATCGGTTTCCTACTCTACGACAGGAACTTGGGGCGAACCTCTGGTAACCACCAACATGAGTCGGCAGCAGCCTATACCAACACAACTCCCAACCCAACCTTTACTCATGCATCCAGGATACTCGTTACAGCTGTCGTTCCAGCAACAAGCCTTCTATGGTCCCAGTCCGGGGTACCAGGCATTCTACGGTCATTTGGGAGCGCCGTCGTATAGCTCGCCCCACTAG
- the LOC111904631 gene encoding cytochrome P450 736A117, producing MPEGTMFPIVYAPSFLLLVFFLFIFYYFTRPSSKLNLPPSPPKLPVIGNIHQLGAVLHRSLDYLSKRYGGPLTLIHLGTIPTLIVSSAEAAREIMKTQDLTFATRPEVRRWRQVMYDLKEVSVAPYGENWRQYKSIMVLNFLSKSKVESYREVREEEMAIAVEKIKKSCKLQEAVDLSDLFLTLTNDVVCRVTFGKKYSEGESGRKFKKMLKEFWDVLSELNFEDIIPYLGFIDQLRGVSGRVVKVVKALDEFLDGLVEERLRKHAAGGGGDADGREDFLEILLKIQKENTNSVLDRDSIKGLLLDVYTAGTDTTATVLEWAFAELLKQPKLFKKLQDEVRMVLQDKEQISQQDIDNMTYLKAVIKETLRLHPPAPTLIPRASSQDTKVMGYDIKKGTRVIINGWAIQRDPKVWDEADEFKPERFLNSTIDYRGHDFDLIPFGAGRRGCPGLAFAIAIDEHVLANLLHKFDWELPNGEKAADLDMEEQPGITVHKKVPLMVKPKPISS from the exons ATGCCGGAAGGAACAATGTTTCCTATTGTTTATGCTCCCTCCTTTCTACTTCTAGTTTTCTTTCTCTTCATATTCTACTACTTTACTCGACCTTCCTCCAAGTTAAACCTACCACCTTCTCCACCAAAACTGCCGGTGATCGGCAACATCCACCAGTTAGGAGCAGTCCTCCACCGCTCGCTCGATTATCTATCCAAACGCTATGGTGGTCCACTGACGCTCATCCATCTCGGTACCATCCCAACCCTGATTGTTTCATCAGCCGAAGCTGCACGTGAGATAATGAAAACCCAAGATCTCACCTTTGCCACCAGACCCGAAGTACGAAGGTGGCGTCAAGTCATGTACGACCTAAAAGAAGTGTCGGTGGCGCCTTATGGTGAGAACTGGAGACAATACAAGAGCATTATGGTTCTCAATTTTTTGAGCAAGAGCAAGGTGGAAAGTTATCGTGAAGTGAGGGAGGAAGAAATGGCGATTGCTGTTGAGAAAATCAAGAAATCTTGTAAACTGCAGGAGGCGGTGGATTTGAGCGATTTGTTCTTAACACTTACGAATGATGTGGTGTGCAGAGTCACGTTTGGAAAGAAGTACAGCGAAGGGGAGAGTGGAAGGAAGTTCAAGAAAATGTTGAAagaattttgggatgttttaaGTGAGCTTAATTTTGAGGATATTATTCCTTATCTTGGGTTTATTGATCAACTGAGAGGGGTTTCTGGTAGAGTCGTGAAAGTCGTTAAAGCTCTAGATGAGTTCTTGGATGGTCTGGTGGAGGAGCGTCTCAGGAAACACGCCGCTGGCGGTGGTGGTGATGCTGATGGCAGAGAAGACTTCCTTGAAATATTGCTTAAGATCCAAAAGGAAAATACGAATAGTGTTCTCGACAGAGACTCCATCAAAGGACTCCTCTTG GATGTATATACAGCTGGCACAGACACAACAGCAACAGTGTTGGAATGGGCATTTGCTGAGCTTCTAAAACAACCTAAACTTTTCAAGAAACTTCAAGATGAAGTGAGGATGGTTCTCCAAGACAAAGAACAAATAAGCCAACAAGATATCGACAACATGACATATTTGAAAGCTGTGATCAAAGAAACTCTACGTCTTCATCCCCCGGCTCCAACCCTAATTCCCAGAGCCTCCAGCCAAGATACAAAAGTCATGGGCTACGACATCAAGAAAGGAACTAGGGTTATCATTAATGGATGGGCTATTCAAAGAGACCCTAAAGTATGGGATGAAGCCGATGAGTTTAAACCTGAAAGGTTCTTGAACAGTACTATTGATTATAGAGGACATGACTTTGATCTCATTCCCTTTGGTGCTGGAAGAAGAGGGTGTCCGGGGTTAGCGTTTGCAATAGCTATAGATGAACATGTGTTAGCTAATCTTTTGCACAAGTTCGATTGGGAGTTGCCAAATGGAGAGAAGGCAGCGGATCTTGATATGGAGGAACAACCTGGTATTACGGTTCACAAAAAAGTTCCTCTTATGGTCAAGCCAAAACCGATCTCTTCCTAA